The DNA region ATGTTCATCCGGGCGATATCCCGTCAGAGCGAATACAAAGTCGTTGGCTATAATTGTTTCCTGGCGTGTAATCACGTTTTGAATCGTCACTTCGTTATCAGCAATATGTGTTACCACCGACTGCAAATGTAATGTTAGCGCACCTTCCTGAACACGATTCATAAAATCCGGTAGTATCCAGTATTTCACGCTCTTTTTTATTTCTTCGCCCCGATGGATGACGGTGACTTTTGCTCCGTAGCGATATAATTCTAATGCAGCGATACAAGCCGAATTTTTACCGCCGACGATCAACACGTTTCTTCCATAAAAGGGATGCGGATCGGTATAATAATGCGATACCTTCGACGATTCTTCGCCCGGTACAAATAATTTATTGGGTTGATCATAATAGCCGGTCGCAATCACGATATGCCGCGCTGTATAACGCTTCTGTTGACCATTCGATTCGGTGTCCACCAAAAAATCGTTTGATAGATTTTGAATCGAAATCACTTTCTCGCCGGTACGAACATTCAAAGAATAATATTGAACGACACGCTTATAATATTGAAGTCCTTCTTCCCGTGTCGGTTTAGGATTCGGTGTAGTAAAAGGTACACCGCCGATTTCCAAAAGATCACTGGTCGTAAAAAAAATCATGTTGGAGGGAAAGTGATAGATCGAATTAACGATACAACCTTTTTCGAGAACCACATGCGACAAACCGGCACGCGCACATTCGACGGCGCAGGATAGCCCGGTCGGCCCGGCACCGATGATCACCACATCAAACTTAAACGTATCCATCAAAACGGCACCTCATCGGTATGCTCGCCGGTTTCATAGAGCGAAATGAGTTTACTTTGACGAACGGCCTTGATACGATCCGCGATATGTCGAAGTGAAGCCATGAGTTCGGCAGGGTCTTCTTTTTCCAATTCACGTACACGAATCGCTTCACGTACCGTCTGTTCCTCTAATTGTAAATCGTACAACTGCATTTCGCGAATGCATTCGGAAAGTTCGTATTTGTCCTCCACGATAGCCTGGCGCGGACCGGCTCCGAAAATCAGCCTTTCGGCCGCCGTTTTGATTTTTACTTCACAATCCTGTACGACCACATTGTAATCGTAAGGCGTTTCTTCCATATAAAGCGAGTGGATTTTTCCGATCAACGTTTGTATGGCCGGATTTTTGAAATCGCGCGGTTCGACATAACCAAAAACGTATTCGCATTGCGACGGGTTAAGCAGCAGTTCACGCAGGATACCGCGCTCCGCACGCAAAACTTTTTCGGGAACAGATGACGACGACGTAGTCAATGAACTCGCCGGAGCATGCGAAATGACGATCGGTTCTTTATCTTTTTGGCGTGCCACGGCGCTGCGATTTTTTTGTACCGCCTTTGCAACCAACGGTAACGCGGTATCCAATTTGCGCGCCACTTCTTCGATGAAGGCATTACGCTTGAGACTGTCGTCCATCCGCGCAATGATCTGCGCCATCTCCGAAACCGCATTGGCCTTATCGTTAGCCGTACGAAGTTTATCCGATTTCAACCATTCGACTACGCGAAAATTGATATAATCCTGCCCCTTTTGCACCAACTGTTGCATCGCGCTTTCACCGGCTTCGCGCACATAAGAATCCGGATCATGTTCTCCGGGCAGAACGACGATTTTGACATTGAGACCTGCCTCCAGCATGATAGCGCCACCGCGTTCGGCCGCACGAATGCCTGCCTGATCGCCGTCGTACACCAGACATACATTTTCGGTATATCGCCGAATGAGCTGTGCTTGCTCAGCCGTAAATGCCGTACCGCTCGATGCCGCAACATTATGAATACCAAATTGAAACAAACTTATACAATCGGCATAACCTTCGACGATGATCACTTCGTCCATCTGACGAATGCCGTCCTTGGCTTGCGCTAGGCCATACAGCACTTTACTTTTATGATAAATCGCACTTTCCGGCGAATTAAGATATTTCGGTGAATTCGGTTCATTCCGCATTTGGCGGCCTCCAAATGCGATCACACGCCCGGAAACATTGCTGATGGGAAACATGAGGCGATGGCGGAAGCGATCATAATAACCGCCCGTCTTAGGAATGATCAACCCGGCGCGCTCAAGTAAGCGCGGATCTACCGATTCTTTTTTGGCATACTCGAACAATCCGTCCCAACGATCCGGTGCATATCCGATACCGTACGCGGCGATCACGGCATCATCAAAACCGCGTTTCCGCAAATACTGACGCGCTTCATCGCCTTGAGGTAGAGTCAATTGCTCGGCAAAAAAAGCGGCGGTCAGTTTGTTTATAAAATATAATTCTTCGATTTCCGAGCGTTGATTGATTTCCTCCGGAGAATGGTCTTGCGGGATCGGGATATTTTTTTTCTCGGCGAGGAATCGTATGGCTTCCGGATAACTCGTTTTTTCGTATTGCATGATAAACGAAATCACATCGCCGCCGGCTCCGCAACCGAAACATTTGAAAATTTGTTTATCGGAATTAACGGAAAATGAAGGCGTTTTTTCGTTGTGAAAAGGACACAACCCCCAAAAATTATGACCTTTCTTTTTGAGTCCGACATAACCCGATACGAGTTCGACCACGTCCCATGCATTTTTAACTTCATCTATCGTGTGTTGAGGAATCTTCGCCATGCTACAATCCTTTCAACAACTGCTGTGCACGAAAACGAATACGATTTCCGTCAACATACGATGCGTCATCCGTCAGAAGCTTCAAATCGGATTTGGCTTCACTTTTTTTACCAAGCTTGACCCGTGCCGCGCCGCGATAGTAGCGGTTAAATGCCGTGCGCCATTTTTCTTCACCGTCATCCGTTTGTGTATCGAGCGAAGCGGTAAAGTGACGCTCCGCTTCCGGATAATTTTCCAATGCAAATTGTGTACGTCCGATATAATAATGAATCTGCGAAACATACTTTGTCATTTCCGGTTTATTGGAAGCGGAAGCCAGCATTGTATTGAGCGTGGTCAGTTGCGAAGGTTCCGGCTGGATGAGCGATTTCTGTCGGATTTTGATAAACTCCATTTCAAATTCGCCGATCGGATATTTCAGGCGATTTTTAGCGCCTTGTACGATACCTTTGCCGCTGCGCGCATCATCCCGCGCTTTTTCGTACCAAATCTCAGCCTTTGTACGATCTCCGGATAATTCGTAGGTCTCAGCCAAATAATACAACGCAGAACCGGCAACCCAGCCATCTACCATTTTAAAGAGAACGCATTGATCGGCGATCGTTACGGATTTATTAAAATAGGTAATCGCTTTAGTGTAGTCGCCTCGCAAGCGTGCCATCCGGCCTAAAAAATACGAGGCCAACATTTCAGCCGAACGCGTAGTTTGCGATGTCTGAAGTATGGATTGCTGAAAAATTTGCTCTGCCACGGAGTAGTTTTCCAAATAAAAACTGACCATGCCCGCTTGATTGATCAGATACGGGTTACTGCGAAAGCGATCCATTAACTGGGAAAAAATCCTCAATGACGTTTCGTAATCGCCTTCTTCGAGATACACATTGGCGAGAAAAAATTGCGCTTCAAGATTAAATATTTTTCCGTGCCGGTAAGTTTTTTCCAACTGCGCAATACCCGTCGCCCGATCTCCGCTCAATCCAAATAGCGAACCGATGGCATCCATCCAGCGCGGTGCCGCCGCCGCATAATAATTATACATACCGATACTAAGGTATGCGTCATAATACAAAGGATCCGCTTCGATCACATCTTCATGCAAACTTTTGGAGCGTTTGGCATAATAAAACGCTTTGACAAATTCGCCATGAACGGCGTGATACCGCGCCGAATTCCCATACGCGGCGCCGCGATAAAAATCACCTTCGGTTTCCTGATGGGCTTGTGCGGCATATTGTTCGGCCACTTCGACCGTTTTATCATTCCATTTTTCGAATTCGTCCCCTGTCATACGCGTGTTATGACCGGATAAAATCTGATAAAAATACGAAGACCCTTTAAAAAAATAACCGCGCGGGTGCAAAGGATCGAGTGCGATCAGCGAATCAAACACGGCGTCGGCCGATTTGAAATCCAGCGTATA from bacterium includes:
- the ypdA gene encoding YpdA family putative bacillithiol disulfide reductase, producing MDTFKFDVVIIGAGPTGLSCAVECARAGLSHVVLEKGCIVNSIYHFPSNMIFFTTSDLLEIGGVPFTTPNPKPTREEGLQYYKRVVQYYSLNVRTGEKVISIQNLSNDFLVDTESNGQQKRYTARHIVIATGYYDQPNKLFVPGEESSKVSHYYTDPHPFYGRNVLIVGGKNSACIAALELYRYGAKVTVIHRGEEIKKSVKYWILPDFMNRVQEGALTLHLQSVVTHIADNEVTIQNVITRQETIIANDFVFALTGYRPDEH
- a CDS encoding DNA primase, encoding MAKIPQHTIDEVKNAWDVVELVSGYVGLKKKGHNFWGLCPFHNEKTPSFSVNSDKQIFKCFGCGAGGDVISFIMQYEKTSYPEAIRFLAEKKNIPIPQDHSPEEINQRSEIEELYFINKLTAAFFAEQLTLPQGDEARQYLRKRGFDDAVIAAYGIGYAPDRWDGLFEYAKKESVDPRLLERAGLIIPKTGGYYDRFRHRLMFPISNVSGRVIAFGGRQMRNEPNSPKYLNSPESAIYHKSKVLYGLAQAKDGIRQMDEVIIVEGYADCISLFQFGIHNVAASSGTAFTAEQAQLIRRYTENVCLVYDGDQAGIRAAERGGAIMLEAGLNVKIVVLPGEHDPDSYVREAGESAMQQLVQKGQDYINFRVVEWLKSDKLRTANDKANAVSEMAQIIARMDDSLKRNAFIEEVARKLDTALPLVAKAVQKNRSAVARQKDKEPIVISHAPASSLTTSSSSVPEKVLRAERGILRELLLNPSQCEYVFGYVEPRDFKNPAIQTLIGKIHSLYMEETPYDYNVVVQDCEVKIKTAAERLIFGAGPRQAIVEDKYELSECIREMQLYDLQLEEQTVREAIRVRELEKEDPAELMASLRHIADRIKAVRQSKLISLYETGEHTDEVPF
- a CDS encoding tetratricopeptide repeat protein; translation: MLPYISRMMIRIYKILLLLCISPWIAAQSPDELIRRGQERIYTLDFKSADAVFDSLIALDPLHPRGYFFKGSSYFYQILSGHNTRMTGDEFEKWNDKTVEVAEQYAAQAHQETEGDFYRGAAYGNSARYHAVHGEFVKAFYYAKRSKSLHEDVIEADPLYYDAYLSIGMYNYYAAAAPRWMDAIGSLFGLSGDRATGIAQLEKTYRHGKIFNLEAQFFLANVYLEEGDYETSLRIFSQLMDRFRSNPYLINQAGMVSFYLENYSVAEQIFQQSILQTSQTTRSAEMLASYFLGRMARLRGDYTKAITYFNKSVTIADQCVLFKMVDGWVAGSALYYLAETYELSGDRTKAEIWYEKARDDARSGKGIVQGAKNRLKYPIGEFEMEFIKIRQKSLIQPEPSQLTTLNTMLASASNKPEMTKYVSQIHYYIGRTQFALENYPEAERHFTASLDTQTDDGEEKWRTAFNRYYRGAARVKLGKKSEAKSDLKLLTDDASYVDGNRIRFRAQQLLKGL